TCAAGGTCGCGATTATCCGGTTGAATTAGACTTAAAGTACTCCtaatttttttgataaaaaaataaTCCTAATTTTTAGCTTCAAATTAATTGAAAGTTAAAACTGTAGTTAATCATAGGAAATTAAGGAAAAAAATTGTACCAACAAAAATAATAACACCAAATTACATCAACcttcaacaaaaataataacACGAATTTACATCAACCTTCAACAAAATTAATCATACAAAGTTACAACATAAAAATACAACCTTACATCAATAATTCagcttttaaaaaaagaaaaaaaaaattgtaacctTACGAAATTACCTCTGCAACATGGGTTCAACACAACGAATAAGGCTTTGAAGCAACAACACATTAACcaattgtaaaaaaaattgtaacctTACGAAATTAGCTCTGCCTCAGCCAAGTTTCTCTTCAACAAATTCATTAAGGAGTAAAAATCAGAACTTGAAACAAAAACAGGTAAAATCCCTAAAAGGTTGAAAATTTTAAAGACGATACAGAAATACATGAAGGAGTGAAGGTATTTTAATTTCGAGCCTTCAACGGGAATCTGAATGTCACAATAAACAACGAAAACAAGGAAGGATTTTCCGGCGAAAAACAAAAATGATTTGAACAGGGATCAAGGGCGCAAATTTTGATTTTAGAAGATTTGGAGGAGGACTGATTGAGTGTTTATCGGAATTTTTTTGATTAGAATATGGAAGtattgcaaattagattatTGAAATTGAGTTAATATTGGAAACAAGGAGTAATTTAGGGGAGATGAATATGAGCGTTGAAAATTGATTGAGTTTATTTGGGGAAGACGAATGCACGGTAAACTGAAGCAgcatttacttttttttaaaaaaaaatattaatattgggCTGAAAAAAATGGGACCCTTGTTTTTCGGTGGCCCTGTGCTATTGACCAGGATGCACAGGGCCTCCACCGGGCCTGCCCTCATCATGGGAGgaatagttacccaccatcccactagggtgattattaccctcatttggggggtaattacttccccccttcctcccttctcctcacaacaccaccactaccacaacttctcatcacaataccaccacatcaccctccttgcaaccacctcaattcaccatcattgtccttttattatggtggtttgacttttattacccccataATCCATTACTCCCAATCCAAACGTACCCTAACAATTAAGGTTTCTCGACGTAATATTTCCACAAAATAATAAAGTGAACAAATGTCATTTTAGTTCTCTTtgtattttaagattttaatGTAATTTACCCATTGATCCCCTCCAACCCCCTAAGAGAAAAAGGACGATCGAGATTGATAAACAATGTAATGTTCTCTTGATGCCATCATACTCTACTTAGATTTTAGATCCTTTACAAAAGTGCCAAAAACAATATGACAAAAGAAACAGGAAGAATCCAAACAAACCTAAGATCAAATTAATACCTTGAATTATAATAATCACACTTAATTAAGGTAAGTTGGTAGCCAAAGCAGCAGTCCcaaagtgtttttttttaatttttttcaaaGCCCCGACCAATTTGTTTTAATGCTTTACCTCTTTCGTGGGCTTGGAATCTCCCAACCCCGCAGGTCATACATATATGTATTctacatttaaataaattattttttatgcCAAATTAGTTTAATCGGTTAAAATGTTAGAGCAAATATTACTCAAAGAGTCAAGACCTGAGATCGCATTTTATCTACATTATCCGTAATTTCATATGTATTTAAAaatatactacctctgtttcagaaagttctttacgctttggaaaatgtgtccaaagtatgaaaactttgaccgtaaattcccactattatatacatcaaaacgttacatatAAAATCTTGTTAGAATGGTCTCGGTATGTactttcagaatatcaactttttataatttttccacgtacgaaattggatatattagtagttaaatactgcattggagttcgtgcaaatagtaactgtaaagaactttctgaaacggaggtagtaagttATTTTTAGTCGTATAATTAATGTGGGTGTCTGCTAAAGATTGTTGTGGGCCAGATCGGGTCATGCTTTGTGCCAAACCCACGTGCATTGGATCTGAAAGGGACCGACCAATGCCAAGCCTACTTGTTACGTGCCAGATCGGGTCATTCCTAAATTTTCAAAAACCGGCCCACCTTTTTGAGGAGGTACCCCTTCTCCAGAAGTTATAGTCGTAACGAGGGTTGCTCGCGAGGGTAATGTCTTCTGAGCGATCATACAGTCGTAACGAGGGTTGCTCAAAAATATTTTTATACATTGGTACCTAACAACGCATCTTTACAGACCAAAAACTACGAGACCCCCCAACAACCAAGGGCCTGAGTACGAGTTGTTGACCGAGCCAATATGACAGATCAATAAATACTCCAACACTCAGGAGTGAAGAACCTCCACATACGAAAAAGAAAGACGATAAAGAACGGGTTGGGTCGGGCCTCTCGAGCCGGGCCTTCGTGTATAGCCTAAATTTCACTCAATTTGATGGGTTTTGTGGTGTCGGGTCTCCCCTTATCGTGTCTTGTCGTGCTGTTTTTTTGAAAAAGGCGGCCCACACCCAACTCACGACTTTGTGCTTGTGTCGAGCTGTGTTTTTCTACGATAGTACTGGGCCGGGTTTTTTCGTGTCGGGTCATGCCTCAGACCTGCCTAATGCTATCTTTGTCCACCGACTACCACTAACAGTAGTGACTAACTCTCTTATCCCGCGTGCTCGGatgctaattaaaatatagAAAATACATGTTTATCAACATAAAAAATTGATCGTTCCACATCTTAGTCATCCATTCTGATTTCTGAATTCTGGTAAATAGATTAATAATAAGTTTCTGCAACTTAAAAGTTAGAACTTTGTTTGCTTCTCCTCGTCCCTACTCTCTATTCTCTTTGCCAACGTTCTGATCGATcacataatttaaaataaaaattaaaataaaaaagaaaaatagtacaTACTGAATCAGTGAATCTCCCTCTTTTCTCTTAAACCCATCAGCTTTTGCATTGGGGGGGACTACACTTATACTATATGCTTTGACCGCCTTGATTCTTCTTACGCGGCGCCTGAAGATCACATCAGATCCACTCATCCACATCATTACCACTTTCTCCGTTCCAGAATACTTGCAATCCTTGTCATTTTTTGCCgttttaaaataattacatCATCTCTACTTTTTAGAAGAGCCAcgcttattttattatttatcgcTTTAAAATGATACaacaaatttattgtacaccaagtgTACGTAAGAACTTTTGTTTGTTTAAGATCATAGTAGTACTTATATATGTTTAGCTATTTTTGCTCTCAAAGTGTGATCGGTGTTGTTCCGAGTATGAAACAATAGCCTCGAATGAGACTTAATTGTTGGATAAGGAAGACCCTGGGGGTGAATCCGATGATAGTCCACTCTGATGCCTAAGTGAGTTGATGGTTTAGATCGAGTAAGAGAATATCTTACCAGATTCGGGgtgtgaaggaaataaattaaataaacatACCTTGAGAAATATACATATCGACATGTATATAGTGTTTGTTCACAATTGATTCCTTAATGCTTAAGCAAAAGCTTAATAACCTAATGGGGCTTTTAAATGAGCAGATTCAATTAGGAGTCAATTGGACTCCCAAACAGATGTAAATGGTAGTTTGGATAACTTTTCTTTAATCGTTGATTCGATTGTGAAAATTAAAGTTTGATAGTGTAGCACAAATTATAGTGTTACGcagtaaaactttaaaacacgACATGATCCAGCATAAAAAAGTTGGAACGAGGTAGGCACGGGCACGACCCAACATGACATTGTAGTATTGGACTGGTTATACCTATTACTCTATACCTCGATTTTTTTTTGGCATGGGGAAGCTAGCATGCATGGATGAACATTGGTACGCAACCATGTAATGACTAATGAGATATACATAACTCTATCACTACGTGTTATTCTCAACAATATTGGTCATCTAAATTGTTGCCATTTGATTTTATCATGAAATTTAGCTAGTATATCAATTTATGTATATTTTAGCTATTTGATATAAAATAGAAATATGTATGTCTTAGAAAACCTAAATAGCGCAAGATATAACCTAATTTTATCACATACGATATTCTATCTGTTATGTTAACTACGTCATTTTCAACAAATACACAACTTTTAAGTATGAAATAAAAACGTTATAGACTTTTAAGGTTTTTCGATTATAACGTTTCACGTAGATATCGAATATCGGTCACATGAATAAGTTGTTAATTACTACGTAACAAGTACATCGATCGACCTTCTCTGCTGCTATGACAACATTGTTTACAAGTACGGAGTACCATTATTTGCTTGTTGATTCTTGACCTTTAATTTGGATCGTTTTTTACTATATCAACATAATAATAGATgtcgtttaatgttttatgAGGGAAAGATATGTCGTTTTACATATAACCAAACGCATAAGGACATTATGATCAATGTTGACAATTTAGCAAATAGTACACGTGTACTGTTGTAACCAATCCTTACTCCCTCTTCGATTCAAGTTAGGCATGTACATTTAGTTTACCGGAACTTAGCTCCGACTACGGCTTTGTTCTATTCACCCTATTCTTGTTGCTTATTGGACTAGATCAAAACagaaaaaacataaaacacTCATATAAAATCAGACTATACCAGGTGAATAGAACAAGACTTACATCTTGATTCATACCAGACCAAAAGCTAGAAAATCAGACTATACCATGTGAATAGAACAAGGCCTACATCTGGATCCGACTACACACTTTGCGTATGGACGCAACTTATTTCCATATATTTTTAGATATTCGTAAAAATGCATTTGTTTTTTATAAAGAGGGATCGATTTCTTTATGCTTGTTCCAGAAGTAGAAAACATTCCATCTGGTTCCATCTGTTCTTGAATAACTTCTTGGGTGAATCTTCCAACAACATGAGCTTAAAACCCGAGACCTTCCTTAATTAAGTGGCATCAAACTGtttaccccttgagccaatctACGTTAATAATTCAAGGTTTTATGATACAAGTCATACAATTAACTATAtcccaaaataaagaaaataacataaaaaaaaatactaaaaatGTATAGGAGTTACATATAGCAAAATGCACTAAAACtatgaaactaaaacatttaATTTGTGACTAGCATTTAACTTGGAGGAGGAAGTGTCAGAGTTCCAACGAGGAGACAAAAGACAGTCACATACACACACATAATCACATATACAATGTCATATTCTAATACATGCATTTCACGTACTGAACTTACAAAAAAGTTGGACTGCTGTTTAACAAGTCTAAGAATAATCAGTATAATTAGTAGTAATCCGACATTGATTTGGGATCTCAATGTCAAAAATCCAACTGTTTCTGCTTCACGGTAATTGTGCCGCACGACCCCATATATATACTCACTTACTACTTGCGGGATCGAATTTGTTACTCATTTTACTATAACTATTTAATTAACCTAGTGCCTATTCTAGGCTTCTAGCGTTCTTTTCATACATACAAACTTAATAAGATATGCGGTAATTTAATGATCATCTATGAAACCAATtgactgttggttcagtggtgaatGAGGCTGGACTTGGTAGGGAGtaccccgtgttcgatccccgtAACAACAAGTAGGAGGGGACTGAATCCTATCCACTCAGAACCAGTGGCATATCCAGGATTGCAATATAGGGTATGCAAAAAATTTATTCCGTAACATATTAGTAAAACTAACTATATATAACAAGTATGAAGTTGTTGAGCAAAATAACAAACTACTAATTATTGGTAGCCTAGCGTCGAACCCAGGGTCTAGAGAATATCATTAGGCTTATTTATCCAACAGACCATACTGCTTTTGTGATTCTTTTTACTGCTTATTAATTTCTTTAACCTCAGCCAACAGAGTGTGCAAGTGTCTACCCACGGTACACACTGCATCTGCCCCGGCCCTGCTCAGAACTCGCTCTGAATCCGAATTAGCCTAAGGGAGAAAACAAACTACTAATTGTTGGTAGCCTAGCGTCGGCGTACCCGGGGTCTAGAGAATATCATTAGGCTTCTTTATCCGACAGACCATACTACTTTTGTGATTTTTTTACtgcttattaatttttttaacctCAACCAACAGAGTGTGCAAGTGTCTACCCACGGTACACATTGCATCCGCCCCTGATCAAAACTCGTCCCAAATCCGAATTAGCCATAAGGGTGAACCGGatggtacaccaaaaaaaattgatcaTCTATGAAGAACCATAAGGAATGTTATGTTACAGAGATCTCTAATTTGACTCGTAAACACTAACTGAACCAAATTCAAACAAGAAAAAACACTAAATTTGAATGTTTGATACTTGTGTTATGTTATATGGAATCGGTCTTCTGTTTTGCTGTTGGCAGATATTGGAAATCGAGCTAGATTGAGGGGGTACTTCCTAAAAGGTATGTTCGTTCTTCATGATAGATTTTGACAATAATATTACttacttaccaaaaaaaaaaaaaccagaatTGATTATCAAAACGGGAATTAATAATAGGTAAAGTGGGCCTATTATAAAGGACCACCATCATCAATTGAATTCAACTTTCAAGTAGGAGCACAAGAAGTAATAAGAAGTGCAAGATTTGAAGTGAAAAGAAAAAGTGAAGTCAAAGACGAAACAAAAAAGAGATTCATACTCATTCATATAATGATCATCATCATATATCATTTTCATCATACAGTAAATAAGACTAGCTAATGCTAAAAAGATATAGCTTAATTAATTAGACAATgttataattatatatttatatatactaCGTTACTGACAAAAGGGGaaaaacaaattataaaaataaaattaaaaaaagttaagGTGAAGAAGATCTAGCTTACTCGCAGAATTATCCCATTTGCACTCTACCTAGGCTTCTAATTGAGAAAAaagatatttaaaataaaataaaataaagataaaaagTGGAAAATTAAAGGGTAGTCGTCCTCGACAActtacttgtttttttttttcttgaataaagaacaaaaattaaagaaaaaggtAAACTCTGACAATAGAGAGCTTAGAGAGAAGAATCATAACCATCACCATCAAAAACTCATTTGTTCCCATGAAACGTCGTCGTCTCGTCCGTTGCATTTGCATGGCCTCTTTCCTTTTTCCCATATCATTGGCAACCATCATACTACGTCGTATTAAGGAGTAAACTACTTACTATGAAtaaattctttttcttttctttttttggggGGGAAATTTGGATGTTGGTAAATGGATCAGTTAACGGGTGAAATCATGAACAAGGCCACTAGGTCTGTCATGGGTAAGCCATGAAAGGAACTGGATCCCGGTGTCGGACCCGCCCCGTTCTTCTTCCATAAACCGGAACTCATTCGGAGCTCCGTAACATTGCATCTTCTGTGGTGTCGCCGGTGTATACTGGTGGGCCCATGACCCGTTGTAGTAGTGTGGGTCCATCATTCCCGCTGCTCCTCCATTGTTGGCCGCCGCTGCGGTGGTTGTTGCCGCCGCCGCCCTTCGCTCCTCTTTCTTGAACCTTATTCCACACGCATTGCATAACGACTGCAtattccaaaaaaaaacaatcgaattaattaattaactaaacattcaattagtttaattagtgcGATAATTATACTTCACTTAATTTCTCTTCCATTCAATGGATTTAaccttttaattaattaaggaaaatgctagttcaattcattttttttccttttaattgATTAAACACTTAGGAAAACGATATCCAACAATTGTTATGGGTTTGGACAATTTAAACCTGATCAACTATATCCCGGTTTGTTAGCTCGACCCAACCGGAAATAGTACGGGATTGGGTAGCTTAAAATATGCATTTCAGACCAGAATCCGAACACGGCTTGAAAGGCCGCACCAAATTTATGCGTTTGTTGcatgttttttttgttaaaaccCGACCCAGCCCGAATTTTGATCCCCGTTTAATCTTGTATCTTGTTtgcaagaaaaataaataaattaataaaaataaaaaattacctTGGGACCGCGAGGACCATTGCGCCAGAGAGGGGTGGAGGTGGTGTCACAATTAGCACAACGGCGAACAAAAAGAGGATCACCACCGCCAGAAACAGCCGCCGCCGCCGCGGCATGGTGGTTGTTGTTACTACGACTAGCCTTAGGAGTAGAGCTAGATGATTGCTTATTAGGGTGAAGCAAATCCCAGCAAAAAGAAGACACACTACTACGATGAGGAGCAGccttactattattattattattattattagtttgTTCGTTGGTCGTCATACGAGTAGAAGGAGTGCCAAGTGAGAGAGTACAATCAACAGACGAATACGACGACGATGACGACGATGAAGAGTACATGTAATCAGGCTCCTCATCATCATAATATGAAGTAGTCGAGTTGTTGTTGTAGTATTGAGGGTACTGCTGCGGCCAGTAGGCGGCGGTGTTGGCGGCGGCGGGAGAGTGGTGGGTGCAGTACTGGTTAAATGGAGCACAAGATGAACACGGACCAACCATGTTtaattgaagaagatgaagtgaGAATTTTGTCGGGtagtggtttttttttttgtatggaATGGTGAACCCCACGGATTGTCGTGGAATATGCTGCGTGAAAATAAGGGGCAAGGGAAGAAGTAAGGGTGGTATACTGGTATTTGAGTAGGGAGGGGAAGAGGGGGGGTTGAGTATTTATAGTTAAATGAGTTTGAGAGAGAAGGagtgaggaggaggaggaggaggaggggtgGTGGGGTAGTCAAAAAAGCGCACGTGACTAACGGGAACAGTCTTCCAGGG
This genomic stretch from Spinacia oleracea cultivar Varoflay chromosome 3, BTI_SOV_V1, whole genome shotgun sequence harbors:
- the LOC110788622 gene encoding GATA transcription factor 19 — protein: MVGPCSSCAPFNQYCTHHSPAAANTAAYWPQQYPQYYNNNSTTSYYDDEEPDYMYSSSSSSSSYSSVDCTLSLGTPSTRMTTNEQTNNNNNNNSKAAPHRSSVSSFCWDLLHPNKQSSSSTPKASRSNNNHHAAAAAAVSGGGDPLFVRRCANCDTTSTPLWRNGPRGPKSLCNACGIRFKKEERRAAAATTTAAAANNGGAAGMMDPHYYNGSWAHQYTPATPQKMQCYGAPNEFRFMEEERGGSDTGIQFLSWLTHDRPSGLVHDFTR